A single window of Sulfitobacter sp. JL08 DNA harbors:
- the aguB gene encoding N-carbamoylputrescine amidase, with translation MMRKITLAATQMACTWDVDQNIATAEALVREAADKGAQMILLQELFETPYFCLTEEYDHLALAKPMTDSRVVSHFRALAAELGVVLPVSYYEEAGLARFNTMEIFDADGSHLGKYRKTHIPQFPGYEEKFYFSPGDTGFHVVDTRFGKLGCGICWDQWFPETARALALQGAEVLMFPTAIGSEPAHPDLDSAAHWRLTMQGHSAANIMPLVASNRIGREAQDGVELDFYGTSFITGYTGEILAEADRTTQTILTATVDLDEAAKYRRNWGVFRDRRPDSYGAVATLDGQQRKT, from the coding sequence ATGATGCGTAAGATCACGCTTGCCGCCACCCAGATGGCCTGCACCTGGGATGTGGATCAAAACATCGCCACAGCCGAAGCTTTGGTCCGCGAGGCCGCGGACAAAGGCGCGCAGATGATCCTGTTGCAGGAATTGTTTGAAACGCCGTATTTCTGCCTGACCGAGGAGTACGACCATCTTGCACTGGCCAAACCGATGACGGACAGCCGCGTCGTTTCGCATTTTCGCGCGCTGGCGGCGGAATTGGGCGTGGTTCTGCCGGTGTCTTATTACGAAGAGGCCGGGCTAGCACGATTCAACACGATGGAAATATTCGACGCCGACGGCAGCCATCTGGGCAAATACCGCAAAACACATATTCCGCAATTTCCCGGCTATGAGGAGAAATTCTATTTCTCGCCGGGGGATACCGGTTTTCACGTGGTAGACACCCGTTTTGGCAAGCTGGGATGCGGTATCTGCTGGGACCAGTGGTTTCCAGAAACGGCGCGCGCGCTTGCGTTGCAAGGTGCGGAGGTTCTGATGTTCCCAACGGCAATCGGGTCGGAACCCGCGCACCCTGATCTGGACAGTGCTGCGCACTGGCGGTTGACGATGCAGGGACATTCGGCGGCCAATATCATGCCGCTGGTGGCCTCGAACCGGATCGGCCGGGAAGCACAGGATGGCGTTGAACTCGACTTTTACGGCACCTCGTTCATCACCGGCTATACCGGTGAAATTCTGGCCGAGGCCGACCGGACGACCCAAACGATACTGACCGCAACTGTCGATCTGGACGAAGCCGCGAAATACCGGCGGAACTGGGGTGTTTTCCGCGACAGACGTCCCGACAGCTACGGCGCCGTGGCCACCTTAGACGGACAGCAACGCAAAACGTGA
- the otnC gene encoding 3-oxo-tetronate 4-phosphate decarboxylase, which yields MTEETAARDDMARWAKSMFDRGLTGGSSGNISVRLDNGSVLVTPTGTSMGFLDPARISHLDPTGRLLSGDAPTKELALHDAFYQTRTGTGAVVHLHSCHAVALSALPDVDPENVLPPITAYGIMKLGKVRLLPFFMPGDPAMGEAVRGLAGKRSAVLLANHGPVVAGKDLDAAVYAMEELEETAKLTLMCRNMSPNLLNDAQIQALVRKFDVDW from the coding sequence ATGACAGAAGAAACCGCCGCCCGGGACGACATGGCACGTTGGGCCAAATCCATGTTTGATCGCGGCCTGACGGGGGGATCGTCAGGCAATATTTCCGTGCGTCTCGACAACGGATCGGTTCTGGTTACACCCACCGGAACCTCAATGGGGTTTCTTGATCCGGCACGCATCAGCCATCTGGACCCAACGGGGCGACTGCTGTCAGGCGATGCCCCCACCAAGGAACTGGCGCTGCATGATGCGTTTTACCAGACACGCACGGGCACGGGCGCTGTGGTGCACCTGCATTCCTGTCATGCGGTAGCCCTTTCGGCCCTGCCGGATGTGGACCCCGAAAACGTTCTTCCACCCATCACGGCCTATGGCATCATGAAACTGGGGAAGGTCAGGTTGCTGCCGTTTTTCATGCCGGGCGATCCGGCAATGGGCGAGGCTGTGCGCGGCCTTGCAGGAAAACGCAGTGCTGTCTTGCTGGCCAATCACGGCCCAGTGGTGGCAGGCAAGGATCTGGACGCCGCCGTCTATGCGATGGAAGAACTGGAAGAAACCGCCAAACTGACGCTGATGTGCCGCAACATGTCACCCAATCTGTTGAATGATGCGCAGATTCAGGCCCTTGTGCGCAAATTCGATGTCGACTGGTAG
- the otnK gene encoding 3-oxo-tetronate kinase has translation MKLGVIADDFTGASDIALTLAEGGMTVSQFVGVPATAALSFDAGVISLKSRTAPKTEAVAQSLAAGRWLLAQGCTQIVFKVCSTFDSTDDGNIGPVIEALADLTGETRVLVCPAFPENGRSVYQGHLFVGDHPLHESGMQHHPLTPMTDPDLRRVLQRQTNWNVDHIDARTVFQGTDAITARNQGAKAMVIVDAIRDSDLIAIGTSARDRFLLCGGSGIALGLPANFGITRHSIDWQGAKGRGVVLSGSCSAATRAQVAFFKERAPFQEIIAASVMDGTQTAQGIAEWVLAQDAAPLVYSSADPEAVRAAQVTYEKDVIAAKIEDLFRELSRILAKKGVTRIVSAGGETSGAVIAGLGAKVLHIGPRIAPGVPALKIAGQNMAVALKSGNFGDEQFFQTALDQLEAKA, from the coding sequence TTGAAGCTGGGTGTGATCGCAGATGATTTTACCGGCGCGTCCGACATCGCGCTTACGCTGGCCGAAGGCGGCATGACCGTCAGCCAGTTTGTCGGGGTTCCCGCAACTGCCGCGTTGTCCTTTGATGCCGGTGTTATCTCTCTCAAATCCCGCACCGCGCCAAAGACCGAGGCTGTAGCGCAATCATTGGCGGCGGGCCGATGGTTGCTGGCGCAGGGCTGTACGCAGATTGTTTTCAAGGTCTGTTCAACCTTTGATTCCACAGACGACGGCAACATCGGGCCGGTGATCGAGGCACTGGCCGATCTCACTGGCGAAACGCGTGTGCTCGTTTGCCCTGCCTTTCCGGAAAACGGGCGCAGTGTCTATCAGGGGCATTTGTTTGTGGGCGATCACCCGCTGCATGAAAGCGGCATGCAGCATCATCCGCTGACCCCGATGACCGATCCCGATCTGCGCCGCGTTCTACAGCGCCAAACCAACTGGAATGTTGATCACATTGACGCCCGCACTGTGTTTCAGGGGACGGATGCGATCACAGCGCGCAATCAGGGCGCAAAGGCAATGGTGATTGTCGATGCAATCCGGGATTCGGACCTTATCGCCATTGGTACGAGTGCGCGTGACCGTTTCCTTTTATGTGGCGGGTCCGGCATCGCACTGGGCCTGCCAGCGAATTTCGGCATCACCCGCCATTCAATCGACTGGCAAGGTGCCAAGGGGCGCGGTGTGGTTTTGTCAGGGTCCTGTTCGGCCGCGACGCGCGCGCAAGTGGCGTTTTTCAAGGAACGCGCCCCGTTTCAGGAAATCATCGCTGCCTCTGTCATGGACGGCACGCAGACGGCACAGGGGATCGCAGAATGGGTCTTGGCGCAAGATGCTGCGCCGCTGGTCTATTCCTCGGCGGACCCCGAGGCGGTGCGGGCGGCGCAGGTGACATACGAGAAGGATGTGATTGCCGCAAAGATCGAAGACCTGTTCCGCGAATTATCCCGAATACTGGCCAAAAAAGGGGTAACACGCATCGTTTCGGCGGGTGGGGAAACCTCGGGCGCTGTGATTGCCGGACTGGGCGCCAAGGTATTGCACATCGGCCCGCGAATCGCGCCCGGCGTACCTGCCCTGAAAATAGCGGGCCAGAATATGGCGGTCGCGCTGAAATCCGGTAATTTTGGCGATGAACAGTTTTTTCAGACCGCGCTTGACCAGCTAGAGGCAAAAGCATGA
- a CDS encoding N-acyl homoserine lactonase family protein produces the protein MNWTVHALKYAERNTRTRADSFIFDDNHDAPHAMDYFIWVLRRGDEVILVDTGYDAAEAKRRNRPILREPGAALQGIGLRPEDITTLVITHLHYDHAGGFAQFPNATIHLQAAEMAYATGPCMCHETLRMPFTADHVCDAIKRVYSGRAVFHDGDGQIADGVTVHCLGGHSRGLQAVRVQTDAGWLCLASDAAHYYENVLLQKPFPIVVDIENMLQGFARLKKLASTDGLIIPGHDPLVRDCFPVDGPEYAFRLDQGPKKAIPF, from the coding sequence ATGAACTGGACTGTCCACGCCCTGAAATATGCTGAACGTAACACCCGCACCCGCGCCGACAGCTTTATCTTTGATGACAATCATGATGCGCCTCATGCGATGGATTATTTCATCTGGGTGCTCCGACGCGGCGACGAGGTTATCCTTGTCGATACCGGTTATGACGCCGCCGAAGCCAAACGGCGCAACCGCCCGATCCTGCGCGAACCAGGCGCCGCATTGCAAGGAATAGGCCTGCGCCCCGAAGACATTACGACGCTGGTCATCACTCATCTGCACTATGATCATGCGGGCGGCTTTGCCCAGTTTCCCAACGCAACCATCCACTTGCAAGCAGCCGAAATGGCCTATGCCACCGGTCCGTGCATGTGCCACGAGACATTGCGCATGCCATTCACTGCCGATCATGTGTGTGATGCCATCAAACGTGTCTATTCGGGACGGGCCGTGTTTCACGATGGCGATGGGCAGATTGCGGATGGCGTTACCGTGCATTGTCTGGGGGGCCATTCCCGCGGGCTTCAGGCTGTGCGTGTGCAGACCGATGCCGGCTGGCTGTGTCTGGCATCGGACGCCGCGCATTATTATGAAAACGTCTTACTGCAAAAACCGTTCCCTATCGTGGTGGACATCGAAAACATGTTGCAGGGGTTTGCCCGCCTGAAAAAACTGGCCAGCACAGATGGTCTGATTATTCCGGGTCATGATCCACTGGTGCGCGACTGTTTTCCGGTGGACGGGCCGGAATACGCGTTCCGGCTGGATCAGGGGCCGAAAAAGGCAATTCCGTTTTGA
- a CDS encoding putative quinol monooxygenase → MFAVTVIFDIHTEEMDRFMPLMLENATLSLHGEAGCHQFDVCTDPCRPNEVFLYELYTDAAAFDVHLRSDHFKRFTAETAPMIAAKKVRTYRAVQQ, encoded by the coding sequence ATGTTTGCAGTGACTGTCATCTTTGACATCCACACCGAAGAGATGGACCGGTTCATGCCGCTGATGCTGGAAAACGCCACCCTGTCCCTGCATGGCGAGGCAGGGTGCCATCAATTTGATGTCTGCACCGATCCCTGCCGCCCGAACGAGGTTTTTCTGTACGAGCTTTATACCGACGCTGCCGCGTTCGACGTGCATTTGCGGTCGGACCATTTCAAACGCTTTACCGCAGAGACCGCGCCGATGATCGCAGCCAAAAAGGTGCGGACCTACAGGGCTGTCCAACAATGA
- a CDS encoding isocitrate/isopropylmalate dehydrogenase family protein yields the protein MVSQFEIAVFEGDGIGPEITRPTLDILNALATDAGDYGFTFVSAAAGAAHYAKTGEALPAASMKIARRSDAILLSAMGLPSVRYADGTEISPQIEIRKALDLYAGVRPVRILPGQRTPLKLEGGQPVDFVLIRESTEGLFHTQGCGEVEQDEARETLRITRHTSEKLFRFAFDLAQKRKASGLGAGRVTCVDKANVFRAFAFFREIFDGEAKAFPDIVADHAYVDATALWMVEKPWVFDVMVTENMFGDILSDLGAGLMGGLGMAPSADIGDENAVFQPCHGSAPDIATQGIANPFAMLLSGAMMLDWLGTKHNNPAMVRDAKSLERAVDRVVADGVKTTRDLGGTATTQEAAAAVLNALRASR from the coding sequence ATGGTCAGCCAGTTTGAAATTGCCGTTTTCGAAGGGGACGGGATCGGCCCTGAAATCACCCGCCCGACCCTTGATATCCTGAACGCGCTGGCGACGGATGCAGGCGATTACGGGTTCACCTTTGTGTCTGCGGCGGCAGGTGCAGCGCATTATGCGAAAACCGGCGAAGCGCTGCCTGCGGCGTCGATGAAGATCGCGCGCAGATCGGATGCAATCCTATTGTCTGCAATGGGCTTGCCATCGGTGCGGTACGCGGATGGAACCGAAATTTCGCCACAAATCGAAATCCGTAAGGCGCTTGATCTTTATGCCGGTGTCCGCCCTGTCCGCATTCTGCCGGGCCAGCGTACCCCGCTGAAGCTGGAAGGCGGCCAGCCGGTTGATTTCGTGCTGATCCGGGAAAGCACAGAAGGCCTGTTTCACACACAAGGCTGCGGCGAGGTCGAACAGGACGAGGCCCGCGAGACCCTGCGCATTACCCGCCACACCAGCGAGAAACTGTTCCGATTTGCATTCGATCTTGCGCAAAAGCGCAAGGCCAGCGGGCTTGGCGCGGGACGTGTAACCTGTGTGGACAAGGCCAACGTGTTCCGCGCCTTTGCCTTTTTCCGCGAAATTTTCGATGGTGAGGCCAAAGCCTTTCCCGACATTGTGGCCGATCACGCCTATGTCGATGCAACGGCGCTTTGGATGGTCGAAAAGCCGTGGGTTTTCGATGTGATGGTCACGGAAAACATGTTCGGGGATATCCTGTCTGATCTGGGAGCGGGATTAATGGGGGGATTGGGCATGGCACCGTCAGCCGATATCGGTGATGAAAACGCCGTGTTCCAGCCCTGCCATGGATCCGCGCCCGATATCGCGACGCAGGGGATCGCCAATCCGTTCGCTATGCTGTTGTCCGGGGCGATGATGCTGGATTGGCTGGGTACCAAACACAACAATCCCGCGATGGTGAGGGATGCGAAATCGCTGGAACGCGCAGTGGATCGTGTGGTGGCGGATGGCGTCAAGACCACGCGCGATCTGGGTGGGACCGCCACAACACAAGAAGCGGCAGCGGCAGTTCTGAACGCGCTGCGGGCCAGCCGATGA
- a CDS encoding Gfo/Idh/MocA family protein produces the protein MKLRVAGLGAGYFSRFHYDAWRRLPETDLVGVADTNLVKAGETGAPAYPTLPAMLKATSPDLLDIITPPETHLDAIKTALDHGIAAIICQKPFCSSLDQARNAKALAAQANVPLIIHENFRFQPWYRLIRNQIDSDAIGTVHQITFRLRTGDGQGPQAYLDRQPYFQTMPRLLVHETAVHWIDTFQYLLGPAQAVYADLRRMNLAIAGEDAGYVIFDFPGGVRALFDGNRHLDHAAENHRMTLGEALVEGTRGTLTLSGTGAVHHRVFGEIQQRCILEPEDWAGFAGDCVHALQAHVIAGLLHGRPLENTAADYLNVIEVEEAIYRSAHEWRKIEV, from the coding sequence ATGAAACTCCGCGTTGCAGGTCTGGGAGCGGGATATTTCAGCCGGTTCCACTATGACGCCTGGCGCAGATTGCCCGAGACCGATCTGGTCGGTGTAGCAGACACGAACCTTGTCAAGGCGGGTGAAACCGGTGCGCCCGCCTATCCGACTTTGCCTGCGATGCTGAAAGCGACCAGCCCCGATCTTCTGGATATCATCACGCCGCCCGAAACCCATCTGGATGCAATCAAAACCGCGCTGGATCACGGGATTGCCGCGATCATCTGCCAGAAACCGTTCTGCTCTTCGCTGGATCAGGCGCGCAATGCCAAGGCGCTGGCCGCGCAGGCGAACGTGCCGTTGATCATTCATGAAAATTTCCGTTTCCAGCCGTGGTACCGTCTGATCAGGAACCAGATCGACAGCGATGCCATTGGCACCGTGCATCAGATCACGTTCCGCCTGCGCACCGGTGATGGGCAGGGGCCACAGGCCTATCTGGATCGCCAGCCTTATTTCCAGACGATGCCCCGCCTTCTGGTGCATGAAACAGCCGTGCACTGGATTGATACGTTCCAATATCTGCTAGGCCCCGCACAGGCCGTTTATGCCGATCTTCGGCGGATGAATCTGGCTATTGCAGGGGAAGACGCAGGATATGTGATTTTCGATTTCCCCGGTGGCGTGCGTGCCCTGTTTGACGGCAACCGTCATCTGGATCACGCGGCAGAAAACCACCGCATGACACTGGGCGAAGCCCTGGTGGAAGGCACCAGGGGAACGCTGACACTTAGCGGCACTGGCGCAGTGCATCACAGAGTCTTCGGTGAAATACAGCAACGATGTATCCTGGAGCCGGAAGACTGGGCCGGTTTTGCCGGTGATTGCGTTCATGCATTGCAGGCGCATGTTATCGCCGGATTGCTGCACGGCCGTCCGCTGGAAAACACGGCTGCCGATTATCTCAATGTGATCGAGGTGGAAGAGGCGATATACCGGTCCGCGCACGAATGGCGCAAGATCGAGGTGTGA
- a CDS encoding GntR family transcriptional regulator: MTDSTKPKSQTQRAVEDMRALIFSGDLAAGTDHLEQELAQRLGMSRTPVREATLLLEAQGLLEVRARKGVRIQALSPDDMAEIYEVLTELESVSAYRAAKAGLSRSQLSQLAGSIDQMEAALRAEDREAWATADAAFHDELVALGGNSRIQSIVAMYNDQVRRARAMTLHMRPMPHQSNHDHRALYDAIARGDADAARAIHHSHRAQAQQMMVSLLKQFGLKRV; the protein is encoded by the coding sequence ATGACGGACAGCACAAAGCCGAAATCCCAGACCCAACGCGCAGTCGAGGATATGCGCGCTTTGATCTTTAGTGGCGATCTGGCGGCAGGAACCGATCATCTGGAACAGGAACTGGCACAACGTCTGGGCATGTCGCGCACGCCCGTACGCGAAGCGACGCTGTTGCTGGAAGCTCAGGGTCTGCTGGAGGTGCGGGCACGTAAAGGTGTGCGCATTCAGGCGCTGTCGCCCGATGATATGGCCGAAATATACGAGGTGCTGACCGAGTTGGAAAGCGTATCGGCCTATCGTGCCGCCAAGGCCGGTTTATCACGCAGTCAGTTGTCGCAACTGGCTGGCAGTATCGACCAAATGGAAGCTGCGCTGCGCGCAGAAGATCGCGAAGCATGGGCCACGGCGGACGCCGCGTTCCATGACGAGTTGGTGGCGCTGGGCGGCAACAGCCGTATCCAGAGCATTGTGGCGATGTACAACGATCAGGTGCGCCGCGCGCGCGCCATGACGCTGCATATGCGCCCGATGCCGCATCAATCCAACCACGATCACCGCGCCCTATACGATGCCATCGCGCGCGGTGATGCAGACGCTGCGCGCGCGATCCACCACAGCCACCGGGCACAGGCGCAACAGATGATGGTGTCGCTGCTGAAACAATTCGGGTTGAAACGGGTGTAA
- the fahA gene encoding fumarylacetoacetase — MPLLKSWVETANSADSPFPLNNLPCGVFSTADSDARCGVAIGDQIVDLAALEDAGLVSVGETPVFDLPFWNDFMDLGADAWAELRSCLITLLSAGSKDQTTVARHLVAMDGAQMHMPIAVSEFTDFYASRHHATNVGTMFRGADNALPPNWLHIPIGYNGRASTVVISGTDIIRPNGQTKAPDADTPVFGPCKRLDFELELGAIVGTSTPMGQMISVAEADQMIFGYVLLNDWSARDIQAWEYQPLGPFQAKAFATTISPWIVTRAALEPFRTYGPPRDTALLPYLQEPGPMLYDIDLEVQIQPLEAPMPTTICATNYNQMYYSAAQQLAHHASSGCTMNSGDLLGSGTISGPTRETCGSLLELSWGGQEPLALNTGEVRSFIEDGDTITLSGHAQGDGYRIGFGQCSGAVKSALPLTR; from the coding sequence ATGCCACTGCTGAAATCGTGGGTTGAAACCGCCAACAGCGCAGACAGTCCGTTTCCCCTGAACAACCTGCCCTGCGGCGTATTTTCGACCGCCGACAGCGATGCACGCTGCGGCGTGGCCATCGGCGATCAGATCGTTGATCTGGCCGCACTGGAAGATGCGGGGCTTGTCAGCGTTGGCGAAACACCGGTGTTCGATCTGCCGTTCTGGAATGATTTCATGGATCTGGGCGCGGATGCGTGGGCTGAATTGCGCAGCTGTTTGATCACCCTGCTTTCGGCGGGTTCAAAAGACCAGACCACGGTCGCGCGTCATCTGGTGGCGATGGACGGCGCGCAAATGCACATGCCCATCGCCGTTTCCGAATTCACTGATTTCTACGCCAGCCGTCACCATGCCACCAATGTCGGCACGATGTTTCGCGGCGCGGACAATGCGCTGCCACCCAACTGGCTGCATATTCCCATCGGGTATAATGGTCGCGCCAGCACGGTTGTGATCAGCGGTACAGACATCATCCGCCCCAATGGCCAGACCAAAGCACCGGATGCGGACACGCCGGTTTTCGGCCCGTGCAAGCGGCTGGATTTCGAACTGGAACTGGGCGCAATCGTAGGCACGTCAACGCCAATGGGCCAGATGATTTCCGTGGCCGAAGCGGACCAGATGATATTCGGCTATGTGTTGCTGAACGACTGGTCGGCGCGCGATATTCAGGCGTGGGAATATCAACCGCTTGGTCCGTTTCAGGCCAAGGCGTTTGCCACCACGATCAGCCCGTGGATCGTTACACGCGCCGCGCTGGAACCGTTCCGCACCTATGGCCCGCCCCGAGACACGGCGCTGCTGCCCTATCTTCAGGAACCCGGCCCGATGTTGTACGATATTGATCTTGAAGTACAAATTCAGCCACTAGAAGCACCAATGCCGACGACGATTTGCGCGACCAACTATAATCAGATGTATTATTCCGCTGCCCAGCAACTGGCACATCACGCTTCGTCCGGCTGCACGATGAATTCCGGCGATCTTTTGGGATCGGGCACGATTTCCGGCCCCACACGCGAGACATGCGGATCCTTGCTGGAACTCAGTTGGGGTGGACAGGAACCGCTGGCGCTGAATACCGGAGAGGTGCGCAGCTTTATCGAGGACGGGGATACAATCACACTGTCCGGTCATGCGCAGGGCGACGGGTACAGGATCGGGTTTGGACAGTGCAGCGGAGCCGTAAAGTCGGCGCTGCCATTGACACGCTAA
- the hmgA gene encoding homogentisate 1,2-dioxygenase, whose protein sequence is MNRQSDAHDFVQADAPVGTTEGYMPGFGNDFETEALPGALPQGMNSPQKCNYGLYGEQLSGTAFTAPSHQNERTWCYRIRPSVKHSNRYSKIDLPYWKSAPNVDPDVISLGQYRWDPVPHAGENLTWLTGMRTMTTAGDVNTQVGMASHVYLVTQSMKDAYFYSADSETLVIPQEGRLRFCTELGIIDLEPKEIAILPRGLLYRVEVLEGPARGFVCENYGQKFQLPGRGPIGANCMANRRDFKTPVAAFEDREAPSTVTIKWCGQFHETRIGHSPLDVVAWHGNYAPCKYDLRTYCPVGAILFDHPDPSIFTVLTAPSGQEGTANIDFVLFRERWMVAENTFRPPWYHKNIMSELMGNIYGQYDAKPQGFIPGGLSLHNMMLPHGPDRQAFEGASNATLEAEKLDNTMSFMLETRFPQHLTRFAAQEAPLQDDYIDCWADLEKKFDGTPGKK, encoded by the coding sequence ATGAACCGACAGTCAGATGCGCATGATTTCGTTCAGGCCGACGCACCCGTCGGCACCACCGAAGGCTATATGCCAGGGTTCGGAAACGATTTCGAAACCGAGGCGTTGCCCGGCGCCCTGCCCCAGGGCATGAACAGCCCGCAAAAATGCAATTACGGCCTTTACGGCGAACAGTTGAGCGGCACAGCATTTACCGCCCCTTCGCACCAGAACGAACGCACATGGTGCTATCGTATCCGCCCGTCCGTGAAGCATTCAAACCGGTATTCAAAAATCGATCTGCCCTATTGGAAATCGGCCCCAAATGTAGACCCCGATGTTATTTCGCTGGGCCAGTATCGCTGGGATCCGGTGCCACACGCGGGTGAAAACCTGACCTGGCTGACCGGCATGCGCACGATGACAACGGCGGGCGATGTGAACACGCAGGTGGGGATGGCAAGCCACGTCTATCTGGTCACGCAATCCATGAAAGACGCCTATTTTTATTCGGCCGATTCCGAAACGCTGGTGATCCCGCAAGAGGGACGTCTGCGGTTTTGCACGGAACTGGGTATCATTGATCTGGAACCCAAGGAGATCGCCATTCTGCCGCGGGGCCTGCTCTACCGGGTCGAAGTGCTGGAAGGCCCGGCGCGCGGGTTTGTATGTGAAAACTACGGCCAGAAATTCCAACTGCCCGGGCGCGGCCCGATTGGCGCGAACTGCATGGCAAACCGGCGAGATTTCAAAACGCCCGTCGCCGCGTTCGAAGATCGCGAAGCACCCAGCACCGTGACGATCAAATGGTGCGGACAGTTTCACGAAACCCGGATCGGCCACAGCCCGCTGGATGTGGTTGCATGGCATGGCAATTATGCCCCCTGCAAATACGATCTGCGCACTTATTGCCCTGTCGGTGCGATCCTGTTTGATCACCCCGATCCGTCGATTTTTACCGTCCTCACCGCCCCGTCAGGGCAGGAAGGCACCGCCAATATCGATTTCGTGCTGTTTCGCGAACGCTGGATGGTCGCCGAAAATACGTTCCGCCCGCCGTGGTATCACAAGAACATCATGTCCGAACTGATGGGCAATATCTATGGCCAGTACGATGCCAAACCCCAGGGTTTCATCCCCGGCGGGCTGAGCCTGCACAACATGATGCTGCCACACGGCCCCGACCGGCAGGCGTTTGAAGGTGCTTCAAACGCGACGCTGGAGGCGGAAAAGCTCGACAATACCATGTCGTTCATGCTGGAAACCCGGTTTCCCCAGCATCTGACCCGATTTGCCGCGCAAGAGGCCCCTTTGCAGGATGATTACATCGATTGCTGGGCCGACCTTGAAAAGAAATTTGACGGAACACCCGGCAAGAAGTGA
- a CDS encoding MarR family winged helix-turn-helix transcriptional regulator: MAQNQDFDLHLFLPYLLNQAAEASSLSFQQVYKNRCGMLRAEWRVLFHLGVYGPLTAKDICDRAKMHKTKISRAVQKLADRRYLRRDPSTSDRRSEILALTERGQAVYRDLNGIAQQYETELLASFSSKEREILKQLLIRLANGPSRDNA; this comes from the coding sequence ATGGCCCAAAATCAGGATTTTGATCTGCACCTTTTCCTGCCTTATCTGCTGAACCAGGCGGCCGAGGCAAGCAGCCTGTCGTTCCAGCAGGTTTACAAAAACCGCTGTGGCATGTTGCGTGCGGAATGGCGGGTGCTGTTCCATCTTGGGGTTTATGGCCCGCTGACGGCAAAAGACATTTGTGATCGCGCAAAAATGCACAAGACCAAGATCAGCCGCGCAGTGCAGAAACTGGCTGATCGCCGCTATCTCAGGCGTGACCCCAGCACAAGCGACAGACGATCTGAAATTCTGGCGCTGACCGAACGGGGGCAGGCGGTTTACCGGGATTTGAACGGGATCGCACAGCAATACGAAACGGAATTGCTCGCGTCGTTTTCTAGCAAGGAACGGGAAATTCTGAAACAGCTTTTGATCAGGCTGGCAAACGGACCTTCCCGCGACAACGCCTAG
- a CDS encoding division plane positioning ATPase MipZ: protein MAHIIVVGNEKGGAGKSTVSMHVATALARMGHKISALDLDLRQRTFGRYIENRKGFLASEGLDLPSPDCHDLPDIDKSSLRPGENVYDHRLSAAIAALEPDSDFILIDCPGSHTRLSQVAHSLADTLITPLNDSFVDFDLLARIDVGGEKILGPSVYSEMVWNARQLRAQAGLQPLDWVVVRNRLGAQNMVNKAKMEKAIDMLARRIGFRVAPGFNERVIFRELFPRGLTLLDLKDIGVKQLNISNVAARQELRDLVKALNLPGVTVDF from the coding sequence ATGGCGCATATCATCGTAGTCGGGAACGAAAAGGGCGGCGCAGGCAAATCCACCGTGTCCATGCACGTGGCCACGGCGCTTGCGCGGATGGGGCACAAGATCAGCGCGCTGGATCTTGATCTGAGGCAACGTACATTCGGGCGCTACATCGAAAACCGCAAAGGGTTTCTGGCCAGTGAAGGTCTGGACCTGCCCAGCCCGGATTGTCACGACCTGCCCGATATTGACAAATCAAGCCTGCGCCCCGGTGAAAACGTCTATGACCACCGCCTGTCGGCAGCCATTGCCGCGCTGGAACCGGACAGTGATTTCATCCTGATCGATTGCCCCGGATCGCATACGCGCCTGTCACAGGTTGCGCATTCGCTGGCCGACACACTGATCACCCCGCTGAACGACAGCTTTGTCGATTTTGATCTGCTCGCCCGTATTGATGTGGGCGGCGAAAAGATACTGGGGCCGTCGGTCTACTCCGAAATGGTCTGGAACGCGCGCCAATTACGCGCCCAGGCTGGGCTGCAACCGCTGGACTGGGTCGTCGTGCGTAACCGCTTGGGTGCGCAGAACATGGTTAACAAGGCCAAGATGGAAAAGGCGATCGACATGCTGGCCAGGCGTATCGGATTTCGCGTGGCGCCCGGCTTTAATGAGCGGGTGATCTTTCGCGAACTGTTCCCGCGCGGTCTGACGCTGCTGGATCTTAAGGATATCGGCGTGAAACAGTTGAACATTTCGAACGTGGCCGCGCGTCAGGAATTGCGCGATCTGGTCAAGGCCCTGAACCTGCCCGGCGTCACGGTTGATTTCTAG